In one window of Henckelia pumila isolate YLH828 chromosome 1, ASM3356847v2, whole genome shotgun sequence DNA:
- the LOC140891494 gene encoding dehydrogenase/reductase SDR family member FEY-like: MASESSSAAMGEGKEKENGKPLDSEKVEMQRKKKKEGLGWLNWLTGWFYLFYEMLFQRILASHLQNPIPLTPINDLTFIVTGSTSGIGKEIARQLAEAGAHVVMAVRNSKAANELIKKWQEEWLGRGLPLNMEVMELDLLSLDSVVRFTKAWNARSAPLHALINNAGIFSIGEPQKFSKDGYEEHMQVNHLAPSLLSVLLLPSLIRGSPSRIINVNSVMHYVGFVDTEDMNVVSGKRKYTSLVGYSSSKLAEIMFSSILNKRIPAEAGINVVCVSPGIVHTNVARDLPKIVQAGYHLIPYFIFSPEEGSRSALFAATDPQLPEYCESLKAEDWPVCAFISQDCRPANPSEAAHDSETCYKVWEKTLELVGLPSDAVERLIQGEEVECKYGAS; this comes from the exons atggcGTCCGAATCTTCTTCAGCTGCCATGGGAGAGGGTAAGGAGAAGGAAAATGGCAAGCCCTTGGACTCGGAGAAAGTTGAAATGCagcggaagaagaagaaggaagggCTGGGGTGGCTTAATTGGCTAACTGGTTGGTTTTATCTTTTTTACGAGATGCTGTTCCAGAGGATTCTCGCCAGCCATTTGCAGAACCCAATACCCCTTACTCCTATCAATGACCTCACCTTCATTGTTACGGGCTCCACCTCCGGGATCGGCAAAGAAATCGCTAG GCAATTGGCGGAAGCAGGGGCGCATGTTGTGATGGCAGTAAGAAACTCAAAGGCTGCTAATGAGTTGATAAAGAAATGGCAAGAAGAGTGGTTAGGAAGGGGTCTTCCTCTTAACATGGAG GTCATGGAACTTGATCTTCTTTCTCTGGACTCTGTTGTGAGATTCACTAAAGCTTGGAATGCACGCTCGGCACCTCTTCATGCTCTCATCAACAATGCTGGAATATTTTCCATTGGAG AACCACAAAAATTTTCGAAGGACGGTTATGAAGAGCACATGCAAGTGAACCATCTAGCTCCATCTCTGCTTTCAGTATTGCTTTTGCCTTCCCTCATTAGAGGCTCACCTAGCCGCATTATTAATGTGAATTCTGTT ATGCATTATGTAGGATTCGTGGATACAGAAGATATGAATGTTGTATCTGGCAAAAGAAAGTACACAAGTTTGGTGGGATACTCAAGCAGTAAACTAGCAGAG ATCATGTTCAGCAGTATTCTTAATAAGCGAATTCCAGCTGAAGCTGGCATAAATGTAGTGTGTGTTTCTCCTGGAATTGTCCACACCAATGTC GCTCGGGATCTTCCAAAGATTGTTCAAGCTGGGTATCATTTAATTCCCTATTTTATTTTCAGCCCAGAAGAAG GCTCCAGAAGTGCGCTTTTTGCTGCTACCGATCCCCAACTGCCAGAGTACTGCGAGTCGCTGAAAGCAGAAGATTGGCCAGTCTGTGCTTTCATCTCTCAAGACTGCCGTCCTGCAAATCCATCTGAAGCAGCACACGACAGTGAAACTTGTTATAAAGTTTGGGAGAAGACATTAGAGTTGGTTGGGTTGCCGTCAGATGCAGTAGAGAGACTCATACAAGGGGAAGAAGTGGAGTGCAAATATGGAGCATCCTAA